A window from Chitinophaga filiformis encodes these proteins:
- a CDS encoding DUF4397 domain-containing protein, which translates to MKQGLYLVLLVIAAGVIACSKKSDSSIPETSSHINFFTAVPDQEFDVTIDTTSIGTELGYGESTGYHAFLAKRYTMNIYRAGNHTTVIGGGEVSLRNGHYYSVFLSQNNSGVLQLRLIEDVLGASKPNYGKLRFVNLSDTYVNAATRLTQDFYVDGVRYFRRLSYQAASDFIEVPVGTRNVDIRYADSSLSLTGTNSPTYEIQDQKQYTIIAYGDALKANSFKLTTFAH; encoded by the coding sequence ATGAAGCAAGGGCTTTATTTAGTATTGTTAGTAATAGCAGCAGGTGTTATTGCCTGCAGTAAGAAGAGTGACAGCTCTATACCGGAGACCAGTTCCCATATTAATTTCTTTACAGCGGTGCCAGACCAGGAATTTGACGTGACCATAGATACCACCAGTATCGGCACTGAGCTGGGATACGGAGAAAGTACCGGCTATCATGCATTCCTGGCGAAGCGTTATACAATGAACATCTATCGTGCAGGGAATCATACTACTGTAATAGGAGGCGGGGAGGTCAGCTTACGGAATGGGCATTATTATTCTGTATTTCTGTCGCAGAACAACAGCGGAGTACTGCAGCTGAGGCTTATCGAGGATGTGCTGGGAGCCTCCAAGCCCAATTATGGCAAGTTACGGTTTGTTAACCTGAGCGATACCTATGTAAATGCGGCTACGCGGCTGACCCAGGATTTCTATGTGGATGGCGTACGGTATTTCCGGCGTCTGAGCTACCAGGCCGCCTCTGATTTCATAGAAGTGCCGGTAGGGACCCGTAATGTGGACATCCGTTATGCAGACTCTTCCCTGAGCCTGACGGGGACTAACAGTCCTACTTATGAAATCCAGGACCAGAAGCAGTATACCATTATCGCTTACGGGGACGCATTGAAGGCAAATTCTTTCAAACTAACGACATTCGCGCATTAA
- the rpoC gene encoding DNA-directed RNA polymerase subunit beta': MAIKKENRPKSNFSSITISLASPDSILERSYGEVLKPETINYRTYKPERDGLFCERIFGPVKDYECYCGKYKRIRYKGIVCDRCGVEVTEKKVRRERMGHIRLVVPVVHIWYFKSLPNKIGYLLGMSSKKLETIVYYERYVIIQAGAKQEKGLNYGDLLTEEEYLDILDTLPKDNQLLPDEDPNKFIAKMGAEAVEMMLARIDLDSLSYQLRNQAATETSQQRKAEALKRLSVVEAFREANGRVENRPEWMVMQYIPVVPPELRPLVPLDGGRFASSDLNDLYRRVIIRNNRLKRLIEIKAPEVILRNEKRMLQEAVDSLFDNSRKSNAVKAEGGRALKSLSDVLKGKQGRFRQNLLGKRVDYSGRSVIVVGPELKLHECGLPKDMAAELFKPFIIRKLIERGIVKTVKSAKKLVDRKEAVVWDILENVLKGHPVMLNRAPTLHRLSIQAFQPKLVEGKAIQLHPLVCSAFNADFDGDQMAVHVPLSNAAILEAQLLMLSSHNILNPQNGTPITLPSQDMVLGLYYITKGKKSTPTEKVEGEGKAFYSAEEVIIAYNEQRVNLHANIRVRATVRNDKGELETKLIETTVGRVIFNQHVPKEAGYVNALLTKKSLREIIGDIIKYTDIPKTAKFLDDIKQLGFRTAFRGGLSFNINDLIIPEVKQHMIDGASSEVDEVWDNYNMGLITNNERYNQIIDIWSRVDTKVTETLIRELANDKQGFNSVYMMLDSGARGSKQQIKQLAGLRGLMAKPRKSGSTGSEIIENPILSNFKDGLNVLEYFISTHGARKGLADTALKTADAGYLTRRLVDVAQDVVINEEDCGTLRGIATSALKDNEEVVEPLYDRILGRTSLHDVFDPHTEELIVEAGSLINEDIAHRIEDSSIDTVEIRSVLTCESRRGVCVKCYGKNLATGYVTQRGDAVGIIAAQSIGEPGTQLTLRTFHVGGVAGSTSVDTGLQAKFDGTIQFDGLRTTTYENNEGEKVQVVIGRTGELRIMDVKNDRLLITNNIPYGSTLLVKDGQKVAKGDMICTWDPYNAVIVSEIAGNIRFDSIIEGITFREEADEQTGHREKVVIETKDKNKIPSIYVDGNKEVKSYNLPVGSHIVIEEGEAVRAGQVIVKIPRILGKLRDITGGLPRVTELFEARNPSNPAIVSEIDGVVAFGNIKRGNREIIIESREGHIKKYLVPLTRHILVQDGDFVKAGTALSDGSITPADILSIKGPFAVQEYLVNEIQEVYRLQGVKINDKHIEVIVRQMMRKVNIEDPGDTRFLEGDTTDKFEFFEENDNIFDKKVVTEAGESTVLKAGQIVTLRQVREENSLLRRQDKKLVEFRDAKPATSSPLLQGITKASLGTHSWISAASFQETTKVLSSAAINGKTDDMLGLKENVITGHLIPAGTGLREFENMIVGSKEEYDILASSKEVFQFDEEE; the protein is encoded by the coding sequence ATGGCCATCAAGAAAGAAAATCGTCCTAAATCAAACTTTAGCAGCATTACCATCAGCCTGGCTTCTCCGGATTCAATCCTGGAGCGCTCATATGGGGAAGTGCTGAAGCCGGAAACCATCAACTACCGTACTTACAAGCCGGAGCGTGATGGTTTATTCTGTGAAAGGATCTTCGGCCCCGTAAAGGACTATGAGTGCTATTGCGGAAAATACAAACGTATCCGTTACAAGGGTATAGTGTGTGACCGATGCGGTGTGGAAGTAACAGAGAAAAAGGTACGTCGTGAAAGAATGGGCCACATCCGCCTGGTTGTGCCTGTTGTACACATCTGGTACTTTAAATCATTACCAAATAAGATCGGTTACCTGCTGGGGATGAGTTCCAAGAAACTCGAAACCATCGTTTACTACGAAAGGTACGTGATCATACAGGCTGGCGCTAAACAGGAGAAAGGCCTGAACTACGGCGACCTGCTGACAGAAGAAGAATATCTCGACATACTGGATACCCTGCCGAAAGACAACCAGCTGTTGCCTGACGAGGATCCAAACAAGTTCATCGCCAAGATGGGTGCTGAAGCGGTAGAAATGATGCTGGCCAGAATAGACCTGGATAGCCTTTCTTACCAGCTGCGTAACCAGGCGGCAACTGAAACCAGCCAGCAACGTAAAGCAGAAGCGCTGAAACGTCTGAGCGTGGTGGAAGCTTTCCGTGAGGCAAATGGCCGTGTTGAAAACCGTCCTGAGTGGATGGTGATGCAATATATTCCTGTAGTACCACCAGAACTGCGTCCGTTGGTTCCATTGGATGGTGGCCGTTTTGCGTCTTCCGACCTGAACGACCTGTACCGCAGGGTAATTATCCGTAACAACCGTCTGAAACGTCTGATCGAGATCAAGGCGCCAGAGGTGATCTTACGTAACGAAAAACGTATGCTGCAGGAAGCAGTTGACTCCCTCTTCGATAACTCCCGTAAATCAAATGCGGTGAAAGCGGAAGGTGGACGTGCACTGAAATCCCTGTCTGACGTACTGAAAGGTAAACAAGGTCGTTTCCGTCAGAACCTGTTGGGTAAACGTGTTGACTACTCCGGTCGTTCCGTTATCGTGGTAGGTCCTGAACTGAAACTGCACGAGTGTGGTTTGCCTAAGGATATGGCGGCTGAACTGTTCAAACCGTTCATTATCCGTAAGCTGATAGAAAGAGGTATCGTTAAAACGGTAAAATCAGCGAAGAAGCTGGTTGACAGAAAAGAAGCAGTGGTTTGGGATATCCTGGAAAATGTACTGAAAGGGCATCCTGTAATGTTAAACCGTGCTCCGACCCTGCACCGTTTGTCTATACAGGCGTTCCAGCCTAAACTGGTGGAAGGTAAGGCGATCCAGCTCCACCCACTGGTGTGTTCTGCGTTCAACGCCGACTTTGATGGTGACCAGATGGCCGTGCACGTACCGCTCAGCAATGCTGCGATACTGGAAGCACAGTTACTGATGCTGTCATCACACAACATCCTCAACCCGCAGAACGGTACGCCTATCACCCTGCCTTCACAGGACATGGTATTGGGGCTGTACTACATCACCAAAGGCAAGAAATCTACTCCTACTGAAAAAGTAGAAGGAGAAGGTAAGGCTTTTTACTCTGCAGAAGAGGTGATCATCGCTTATAACGAGCAGCGGGTAAACCTGCATGCGAACATCCGCGTAAGAGCGACTGTACGTAATGACAAGGGTGAACTCGAAACTAAGCTGATCGAAACAACTGTAGGCCGTGTGATCTTCAACCAGCACGTTCCAAAAGAAGCTGGTTATGTGAATGCACTGCTGACCAAAAAATCCCTGCGTGAGATCATTGGCGACATTATCAAGTACACTGATATCCCTAAGACTGCGAAGTTCCTGGATGATATCAAGCAGCTTGGTTTCCGTACCGCGTTCCGTGGTGGATTGTCCTTCAATATCAATGACCTGATCATCCCCGAAGTGAAACAGCACATGATCGATGGTGCTTCCAGCGAAGTGGATGAAGTATGGGATAACTATAACATGGGTCTGATCACGAATAACGAACGTTATAACCAGATCATCGATATCTGGTCCCGTGTGGACACCAAAGTAACTGAAACGCTGATCCGTGAGCTGGCGAATGACAAACAGGGCTTCAACTCTGTGTACATGATGCTTGATTCCGGTGCGCGTGGTTCCAAACAGCAGATCAAACAGCTGGCCGGCCTGAGGGGATTGATGGCAAAACCGCGTAAGAGTGGATCTACCGGTTCTGAGATCATCGAGAACCCGATCCTGTCCAACTTTAAAGATGGTCTGAACGTATTGGAATACTTCATCTCTACGCACGGTGCCCGTAAGGGTCTTGCGGATACGGCACTGAAAACGGCGGATGCGGGTTACCTGACCCGTCGTCTGGTGGACGTAGCACAGGATGTGGTGATTAATGAAGAAGACTGTGGTACACTCCGTGGTATTGCGACTTCTGCACTGAAAGATAACGAAGAGGTGGTTGAACCACTGTACGACCGTATCCTTGGCCGTACATCCCTGCACGACGTATTCGATCCTCATACAGAGGAGCTGATCGTTGAAGCGGGTAGCCTGATCAACGAAGATATCGCTCACCGTATCGAAGACAGTTCTATTGATACTGTAGAGATCCGTTCCGTGCTGACCTGCGAAAGCCGCAGAGGCGTGTGCGTGAAATGTTACGGTAAGAACCTCGCTACCGGTTATGTGACCCAGCGTGGTGATGCTGTAGGTATCATTGCGGCACAGTCCATCGGTGAGCCTGGTACACAGCTGACACTGCGTACCTTCCACGTGGGTGGTGTGGCTGGTTCTACTTCTGTGGATACCGGCTTACAGGCTAAATTCGACGGTACTATCCAGTTCGATGGTCTGCGTACTACTACATACGAAAACAACGAGGGTGAAAAAGTTCAGGTGGTAATTGGCCGTACCGGTGAATTACGTATCATGGACGTGAAGAACGACAGGTTGCTGATCACCAACAACATTCCGTACGGATCTACCCTGCTGGTAAAAGACGGACAGAAAGTTGCGAAAGGTGACATGATCTGTACATGGGATCCATACAACGCCGTTATCGTATCTGAGATCGCAGGTAACATCCGTTTCGACAGCATCATCGAAGGTATCACCTTCCGTGAAGAGGCTGACGAGCAGACTGGTCACCGTGAGAAAGTGGTAATTGAAACCAAAGACAAGAATAAGATCCCGTCTATCTATGTAGACGGTAATAAGGAGGTGAAATCTTATAACCTGCCGGTAGGCTCCCATATCGTAATTGAAGAGGGTGAAGCTGTTAGAGCTGGTCAGGTAATTGTTAAGATTCCTCGTATACTTGGAAAACTGCGAGACATCACGGGTGGTCTGCCACGTGTAACGGAACTGTTTGAAGCACGTAACCCAAGCAATCCTGCCATCGTATCTGAAATTGATGGTGTGGTAGCTTTCGGTAACATCAAACGTGGTAACCGTGAGATCATCATCGAAAGCCGTGAAGGTCATATCAAGAAATACCTGGTGCCATTGACCCGTCACATCCTGGTACAGGACGGTGACTTCGTGAAAGCTGGTACAGCGTTGTCTGATGGTTCTATCACTCCGGCAGACATCCTGTCCATCAAAGGACCGTTTGCTGTTCAGGAATACCTGGTAAATGAGATACAGGAAGTATACCGTTTACAGGGTGTGAAGATCAACGACAAGCACATTGAGGTGATCGTACGTCAGATGATGCGTAAAGTGAACATCGAGGATCCGGGCGATACCCGCTTCCTGGAAGGTGACACTACCGATAAATTTGAATTCTTTGAAGAAAACGACAATATCTTCGATAAGAAGGTGGTTACAGAAGCCGGTGAATCTACCGTGCTGAAAGCTGGTCAGATCGTTACCCTGCGCCAGGTAAGGGAAGAAAACTCCCTGCTGCGCCGTCAGGATAAAAAACTGGTGGAATTCCGTGATGCAAAACCGGCTACCTCCAGCCCGCTGTTACAGGGTATTACCAAGGCGTCCCTGGGTACTCACAGCTGGATCTCTGCAGCATCCTTCCAGGAAACAACCAAGGTACTGTCTTCTGCAGCCATCAACGGTAAAACAGATGACATGCTCGGCCTGAAAGAGAACGTAATCACCGGTCACCTGATACCTGCAGGTACAGGTCTGCGTGAGTTCGAAAACATGATCGTAGGATCCAAAGAAGAATATGATATCCTGGCGTCTTCCAAAGAAGTGTTCCAGTTTGACGAAGAAGAATAG
- a CDS encoding OmpH family outer membrane protein, which translates to MRTTKQLVKSGLLAVLTAGTFIACQQTNKQGNNSPAAAAKDGSVASNNGFIIAYVDIDTVEAHYEYFKEKKAELEKKQQAIDNELQANVRALQNEAADFQRRANTMTQAEGEATQRALYNKQQQLEGKAQNMRSQYAEQENKFNEELQKRLNDFLAKYNSNKRYAYILSYRTGASNVLYKDEKYDITNEVIKGLNEANASTTEKK; encoded by the coding sequence ATGCGCACTACTAAACAACTTGTGAAAAGCGGATTACTAGCGGTACTGACAGCCGGAACATTTATTGCTTGCCAACAGACTAACAAACAGGGAAACAATAGTCCGGCGGCGGCTGCCAAGGACGGCAGTGTTGCATCTAATAACGGCTTTATCATTGCATATGTGGATATCGATACCGTTGAAGCTCACTATGAATATTTTAAAGAGAAAAAGGCAGAGTTAGAGAAAAAGCAGCAGGCTATTGACAATGAACTGCAGGCTAATGTACGCGCATTACAGAACGAAGCGGCTGATTTTCAACGCAGAGCTAATACTATGACGCAGGCAGAGGGAGAAGCAACCCAGCGTGCTTTATATAACAAACAGCAGCAGCTGGAAGGCAAGGCGCAGAATATGCGTTCCCAGTACGCAGAGCAGGAAAACAAGTTCAACGAAGAACTGCAGAAAAGGCTGAACGATTTCCTGGCTAAGTATAACAGCAATAAACGTTATGCCTATATCCTTTCGTACCGTACCGGAGCCAGCAATGTTTTGTACAAAGATGAGAAGTATGATATTACAAATGAAGTAATTAAGGGCCTGAACGAAGCAAATGCATCAACTACCGAGAAAAAATAA
- a CDS encoding FecR family protein translates to MEINAQLLDKYFKGLCTDEEAAIVAAYLERDVTPEADEYFLQASEDVSDVPVVPMTAPQKKGKSVSHLLPVFGAAAALLILLSVLSWLWTTQRREKGVKMALLTDTIVNNTNTVRLVHMTDGSNIWLNANSSIVYNRQYNGVNRDIWLQGEAYFDVSKQVAPFRVHTASLVTTVLGTSFNISTDNRANGAIQISLVTGKVAVSHMLKGNPFRHILKPGEMIEYIEGVQPGEPHAFNSNVVLGWKNYKLVFDKTTLEDAFTMLENRYNCKITIKEKKLLKKEISGVFNSTQSIKSILKTLSYVHRFSYECGADTNHYIIKRK, encoded by the coding sequence ATGGAAATAAACGCACAGTTACTGGATAAATATTTTAAAGGTCTTTGTACGGATGAAGAAGCAGCAATAGTAGCTGCTTATCTCGAAAGAGATGTAACGCCCGAGGCTGACGAATATTTTCTGCAGGCCAGTGAAGATGTGTCAGACGTACCGGTGGTGCCGATGACTGCGCCTCAAAAGAAGGGTAAGTCTGTAAGCCATCTTCTGCCTGTATTTGGTGCTGCAGCAGCCTTATTGATACTGTTGAGTGTCCTGTCCTGGCTCTGGACCACTCAACGCCGGGAGAAAGGAGTGAAGATGGCATTGCTGACGGATACAATCGTCAATAACACAAATACCGTACGGCTGGTGCATATGACTGATGGGTCCAACATATGGCTGAATGCAAATTCATCTATTGTGTATAACAGGCAGTATAATGGTGTGAACCGCGATATATGGTTGCAGGGTGAAGCATATTTTGATGTGAGCAAACAGGTAGCTCCTTTCCGCGTACATACTGCCTCACTGGTAACCACCGTATTAGGCACTTCATTCAATATTTCAACAGATAACAGGGCAAATGGCGCGATCCAGATAAGCCTTGTAACGGGTAAAGTAGCGGTGAGCCATATGTTGAAAGGCAATCCGTTCAGGCATATTCTAAAGCCGGGTGAAATGATAGAGTACATAGAAGGAGTACAGCCCGGAGAACCTCATGCATTTAACAGTAATGTGGTACTGGGATGGAAGAACTATAAGCTTGTCTTTGACAAAACAACACTGGAAGATGCTTTCACCATGCTGGAGAACAGGTACAATTGTAAGATTACCATAAAGGAAAAGAAACTGCTTAAAAAAGAGATATCTGGTGTATTCAACAGTACACAATCAATAAAATCTATATTAAAGACACTTAGCTACGTACATCGTTTTTCATACGAATGCGGCGCGGATACTAACCACTATATTATCAAAAGAAAATAA
- a CDS encoding APC family permease, with protein sequence MENHNTAFRPSLSLLDATMIVAGSMIGSGVFLVSAEIARNVGSAGWLTLMWVLGGIVTIIAAVSYGELSGMYPKAGGQYVYLREAYNPLVAFLFGWTQFSVIQTGTIAAVAVAFAKFSSYLIPAFSEEHILLNAGFVKVSAAQIVAIISIILLTWINTRGIKSGKIIQTVFTLAKLLSLFGLIIFGFLLGAKQEVWNANWTNAWDAVSLTQVDGQVVTSVLSGLALCGAIAISMKGSLFSSDAWNNITFIAAEIKNPQKNIGRALFLGTLLVTIVYVSANLMYLAVLPMHDIAFAAKDRVAVVAAEQIFGGSGSLVIAVMIMVSTFGCNNGLILSGARIYYTMAEDGLFFKKAAELNDNNVPANGLWIQCVWASLLCLTGKYNDLLVMVIFGVLIFYVITIAGIFVLRNKRPDIPRPYKAFGYPVLPMAYIVVASVLALLLLRFESGYALSGLLIIVIGFPLYYLAMKTQKTA encoded by the coding sequence ATGGAAAACCACAACACAGCCTTTCGCCCCAGTTTAAGTTTACTGGATGCAACCATGATCGTAGCTGGTTCCATGATAGGGTCCGGCGTATTCCTTGTATCTGCAGAAATAGCCCGTAACGTGGGTTCTGCAGGTTGGTTAACATTGATGTGGGTATTGGGCGGTATCGTTACGATTATCGCAGCGGTGAGCTATGGAGAGTTATCTGGCATGTATCCGAAAGCAGGAGGACAATATGTTTACCTGCGCGAAGCCTATAATCCATTGGTCGCTTTCCTGTTCGGCTGGACGCAGTTCAGCGTGATCCAGACGGGAACCATTGCGGCGGTGGCAGTAGCGTTTGCCAAGTTTTCCTCTTATCTCATTCCAGCCTTTAGTGAAGAGCATATACTGCTGAACGCCGGTTTTGTGAAAGTGTCTGCTGCGCAGATAGTGGCAATCATTTCTATTATACTGCTTACCTGGATCAATACACGCGGTATAAAGAGTGGCAAGATCATCCAGACCGTATTTACGCTGGCGAAATTGCTGTCTCTGTTTGGTCTCATCATATTCGGTTTCCTGCTGGGAGCCAAACAGGAGGTATGGAATGCTAACTGGACAAATGCCTGGGACGCTGTGAGCCTGACACAGGTAGATGGACAGGTAGTTACCTCAGTGCTGTCCGGGCTTGCTTTGTGTGGCGCAATTGCGATTTCTATGAAGGGCTCATTATTCAGTAGTGATGCCTGGAACAATATTACTTTTATCGCTGCTGAGATTAAAAATCCGCAAAAGAATATAGGCCGTGCATTATTCCTGGGTACGCTGCTGGTAACCATTGTTTATGTGAGCGCTAACCTGATGTACCTGGCCGTACTGCCAATGCATGATATTGCTTTTGCGGCGAAAGACCGTGTGGCTGTTGTTGCAGCCGAGCAGATCTTTGGTGGTAGTGGTTCCCTGGTGATTGCAGTTATGATCATGGTTTCCACCTTCGGGTGTAACAATGGGCTGATCTTGTCCGGTGCGCGTATTTACTACACTATGGCAGAGGACGGGCTGTTCTTTAAAAAAGCAGCTGAGCTGAATGACAACAACGTACCCGCCAATGGGTTATGGATACAATGCGTGTGGGCATCTTTGTTATGTCTGACTGGTAAATACAATGATTTGCTGGTAATGGTAATTTTTGGTGTACTTATATTTTATGTTATCACAATTGCTGGTATCTTTGTGTTACGCAACAAACGCCCGGATATTCCACGTCCATATAAAGCATTTGGCTATCCTGTGTTACCAATGGCGTATATTGTGGTAGCATCCGTATTGGCGTTATTGTTACTTCGTTTTGAGAGCGGCTATGCTTTATCCGGATTGTTGATAATCGTTATTGGTTTCCCGCTGTATTACCTGGCCATGAAGACACAAAAAACAGCTTAA